In the Pseudolabrys taiwanensis genome, one interval contains:
- a CDS encoding YdcF family protein, whose product MLGSLARWIGFLTMTVCVAGAVVLAGGFLWFVSNIASEEVTLDRNADGIVVLTGAAARIPDAIELLAAEHGKRLLITGVHRTISAKEIARLTPLYTKYFTCCIDLDRSALNTFGNALETKRWAHDHNFMTLIVVTSNWHMPRALVELEHQLPEVKLIAFPVMSVKLKTEPWWQSVDTARLLFGEYLKYLLALTRMRLDSEGVA is encoded by the coding sequence ATGCTCGGAAGTCTCGCCCGTTGGATCGGTTTTCTGACGATGACCGTGTGCGTCGCCGGCGCCGTGGTGCTCGCCGGCGGCTTCCTATGGTTCGTCTCCAACATCGCCAGCGAGGAGGTCACGCTCGACCGTAACGCCGACGGCATTGTCGTTCTGACGGGGGCTGCGGCGCGCATCCCCGACGCGATCGAACTGCTCGCCGCCGAACACGGCAAGCGGCTCTTGATCACCGGCGTGCACCGCACGATCAGCGCCAAGGAGATCGCGCGGCTGACGCCGCTCTACACCAAGTATTTCACCTGCTGCATCGATCTCGACCGCTCCGCGCTCAACACGTTCGGCAATGCGCTCGAGACCAAGCGCTGGGCGCATGATCACAATTTCATGACGCTGATCGTGGTCACGTCGAACTGGCACATGCCGCGGGCCTTGGTCGAGCTCGAGCACCAGTTGCCGGAAGTGAAGCTCATCGCCTTCCCGGTGATGTCCGTGAAGTTGAAGACCGAGCCGTGGTGGCAGAGCGTCGACACGGCGCGGCTTCTGTTCGGCGAATATCTGAAGTATCTGTTGGCGCTCACCCGCATGCGCCTGGACTCGGAAGGCGTCGCGTAA